From a region of the Pseudanabaena sp. ABRG5-3 genome:
- a CDS encoding hybrid sensor histidine kinase/response regulator, with amino-acid sequence MTRILVIEDEDLIRDSLEDLLSVEGFEVITAENGEKGVYLASHRQPDLILCDVMMPILNGYEVLEQVRQDKELSTVPFLFLTSMMDRRSNRMGMSLGADDYLEKPCTKDELLAAITVRLGKQKAIEQRIEEKMDALRSSITLSLPHELQTPLSGILGLSELMMMQSEEFTPSEIYEYANGIHRSAERLYRLIQNYLLYSKLLLLRSQGLQKCTPTYPCNSFVVISSISDRKAREYERTDDLELNIAEADLAISCEDLVKITEEIIDNSFKYSCKGTKVCISSHVSNSHLILQIQDHGRGMNKEHIANIGAYIQFERRFYEQQGMGLGLILAKTLVEFYGGNIDIQSQENLGTSISITLPL; translated from the coding sequence ATGACACGAATATTAGTCATCGAAGATGAAGACTTAATTCGAGATTCTCTTGAAGATCTGCTCTCAGTAGAAGGATTTGAAGTAATCACTGCCGAAAATGGGGAAAAAGGCGTGTATTTAGCAAGTCATAGACAACCTGACTTGATTCTCTGTGATGTAATGATGCCAATACTTAACGGGTATGAGGTACTAGAACAGGTGCGCCAAGATAAGGAACTAAGTACAGTTCCCTTCTTATTTTTAACTTCAATGATGGATCGGCGCAGTAATCGGATGGGGATGTCTCTAGGAGCTGATGATTATTTAGAAAAGCCCTGCACAAAAGATGAATTACTCGCAGCGATTACAGTACGTTTAGGCAAGCAAAAAGCGATCGAACAACGTATTGAAGAAAAAATGGATGCTTTGCGTAGCAGCATTACTCTATCTTTGCCCCATGAGTTGCAGACTCCACTTTCGGGGATTCTGGGATTGTCTGAACTGATGATGATGCAAAGTGAAGAATTTACGCCTAGCGAAATTTATGAGTATGCTAACGGCATTCATCGTTCGGCAGAGCGACTCTATCGTCTCATCCAAAACTATTTGCTCTATAGCAAGTTGTTACTCTTACGATCGCAAGGTTTACAAAAATGCACTCCTACCTATCCCTGCAATAGCTTTGTCGTGATCAGTAGTATTAGCGATCGCAAAGCAAGGGAATATGAACGAACAGATGACCTAGAACTGAATATTGCAGAAGCTGATTTAGCTATTTCCTGTGAGGATTTAGTTAAAATAACCGAGGAAATCATCGATAATTCCTTCAAATACTCCTGCAAAGGCACTAAGGTTTGCATCAGTAGTCATGTCAGTAATTCACACTTGATTTTGCAGATCCAAGATCATGGACGGGGGATGAATAAAGAACATATTGCCAATATTGGCGCATATATCCAGTTTGAGCGGCGTTTTTACGAACAACAGGGGATGGGACTCGGTCTGATATTGGCTAAAACTTTGGTGGAGTTTTACGGGGGTAACATCGACATTCAAAGTCAAGAAAATTTAGGTACAAGTATCTCTATCACCTTGCCTCTTTAA